One part of the Leclercia sp. LSNIH1 genome encodes these proteins:
- the fliT gene encoding flagella biosynthesis regulatory protein FliT has protein sequence MEANLGLLQHYQHLLTTSASMLALSKSGRWDELITFEVKYLTAVEKLTQFQDANEIAPHIQAQIRPMLRQIIDNEIELKALLQQRMDELRTLVGHSSRQHNLNATYGRLSGNILFPTDI, from the coding sequence ATGGAAGCCAATCTGGGATTGCTCCAACACTATCAGCACCTGTTAACTACCAGCGCCTCGATGCTGGCGCTTTCAAAATCGGGGCGTTGGGATGAGCTAATTACTTTTGAAGTGAAGTATTTAACCGCCGTTGAAAAACTGACACAGTTTCAGGATGCGAACGAGATTGCGCCGCACATACAGGCGCAAATACGCCCCATGCTCCGGCAGATCATCGATAATGAAATTGAGCTTAAAGCCTTGCTGCAACAGCGTATGGACGAGCTGAGAACTTTAGTTGGGCACTCCTCCCGACAACATAATCTGAATGCAACTTATGGACGTCTCTCTGGCAATATTCTTTTCCCCACGGACATCTGA